The following are encoded in a window of Arcobacter arenosus genomic DNA:
- a CDS encoding multidrug effflux MFS transporter, with product MKKAINHIYLIILLSILSSVAPIATDTYIPSIPDIAEAFHVGIEKIEITLSIFLIGFSVGQIFGGPMSDRLGRRKSSLFGLLGFALFSFVMIFSANVYQLWIFRFIEAFFGGIVVVNAMATVRDRFHGQEAAKVLSLIGTIRSIAPLIAPAIGSLIIHFYSWEAVFLFLTFYALIVAFLVYKDLDESFTYVKQSIYHSYKIVLSHKTAMKAMLTLSLGFSGFFIFISKSSFIFIEHYGISTDHFPFFFGFNFVILIAMIRVNLYFLKTNTPLFLIKTSLIIQIIIAILWALTADIQTLPLTMALMAGYMSMMAFIFGNCMALALEHFKKNAGVASGVVGVLQFGLGAIISSLGVLSHGESLVPIGTSLAFISFVAFLIIRGYKK from the coding sequence ATGAAAAAAGCAATAAATCATATTTATTTAATTATATTATTATCGATACTCTCTTCTGTTGCTCCCATTGCAACTGATACTTATATCCCCTCAATTCCTGATATAGCAGAAGCATTTCATGTTGGTATTGAAAAAATTGAGATTACCTTATCAATTTTTTTGATAGGTTTTTCTGTTGGACAAATTTTTGGTGGACCAATGTCAGATAGATTAGGAAGAAGAAAAAGTTCACTTTTTGGTCTTTTAGGGTTTGCACTTTTTAGTTTTGTTATGATTTTTAGTGCAAATGTTTATCAATTATGGATTTTTAGATTTATTGAAGCTTTTTTTGGAGGAATAGTAGTTGTTAATGCAATGGCAACTGTAAGGGATAGATTTCATGGTCAAGAAGCTGCAAAGGTTTTATCATTAATTGGTACAATTAGAAGTATAGCTCCACTTATAGCTCCTGCAATTGGTTCATTGATTATACATTTTTATTCATGGGAAGCTGTATTTTTATTTTTGACTTTTTATGCTTTGATTGTGGCTTTTTTAGTTTATAAAGATTTAGATGAAAGTTTTACCTATGTGAAACAAAGTATTTATCATTCTTATAAAATAGTCCTTAGCCATAAAACAGCAATGAAAGCAATGTTAACTTTATCTTTAGGGTTTTCAGGATTTTTTATTTTTATTTCCAAATCCTCTTTTATCTTTATTGAACATTATGGGATATCAACTGACCATTTCCCTTTCTTTTTTGGGTTTAACTTTGTGATATTGATTGCAATGATAAGAGTGAATTTATATTTTTTAAAAACAAACACACCTTTATTTTTAATCAAAACAAGTTTAATTATTCAAATAATTATTGCAATTTTATGGGCTTTAACTGCTGATATTCAAACCCTACCTTTAACAATGGCTTTAATGGCGGGTTATATGAGTATGATGGCATTTATATTTGGTAATTGTATGGCTTTAGCATTGGAACATTTTAAGAAAAACGCAGGAGTTGCCTCTGGTGTAGTTGGTGTTTTACAATTTGGTTTAGGTGCCATTATTTCATCTTTGGGGGTTTTATCCCATGGTGAGTCACTTGTACCAATTGGAACTAGTTTAGCATTTATCTCATTTGTAGCGTTTTTAATTATAAGAGGCTACAAAAAATAG
- a CDS encoding DUF2201 family putative metallopeptidase, which produces MDANTLLVKAKSQLTTQHPYFGMLASRLKHEEDEQINYYASNGVRFKYNPAFIESCSKDELKFILTNCVMHHILSHQQRKLNRKGMLWQLATDFAINNLLKKSGLKIPKGANYNKEFKNMYSEEIYEKLKEEVELQGTNAFDEKYEKSDNSLINSNEELKNSIFRNMDKIKHELDEKDEENWEYAATLAKEVAQRKSLMPSGFERFTKKMKANNIDWRFELYNAINKHMRNNYAFMPPNKKHIHRGIALPSLTSDTLSLVVAIDTSGSIKEELLGLFTEEFKSIMQNFPAISIELIIADAKVQGHYSFRGGDKLDFPLKGGGGTDYRPVFEFIDANLPMSSMVLYFTDGEGIFPKIPPSYEVLWVLSANKNKIPFGRKLLLI; this is translated from the coding sequence ATGGATGCAAATACCCTTTTAGTAAAAGCAAAAAGCCAACTAACAACCCAACATCCATATTTTGGAATGTTAGCTTCAAGGCTAAAACATGAAGAAGATGAACAGATTAATTATTACGCAAGTAATGGTGTTAGGTTTAAATACAACCCTGCATTTATAGAATCTTGTTCAAAAGATGAATTAAAATTTATTCTTACAAATTGTGTTATGCACCATATCTTATCCCATCAACAAAGAAAATTAAATAGAAAAGGTATGCTTTGGCAACTTGCAACTGATTTTGCAATCAATAATCTTCTAAAAAAAAGTGGTCTAAAAATCCCTAAAGGTGCTAATTATAATAAAGAATTTAAAAATATGTATTCTGAAGAGATTTATGAAAAACTAAAAGAGGAAGTTGAACTTCAAGGGACAAATGCCTTTGATGAAAAATATGAAAAAAGTGATAATAGTTTAATAAATTCAAATGAAGAACTTAAAAATTCTATATTTAGAAATATGGATAAAATAAAACACGAACTAGATGAAAAAGATGAAGAAAACTGGGAATATGCCGCAACACTTGCAAAAGAAGTAGCCCAAAGAAAATCTTTAATGCCAAGTGGTTTTGAAAGATTTACAAAAAAAATGAAAGCTAATAATATCGATTGGCGATTTGAACTTTATAATGCAATCAATAAACATATGAGAAACAACTATGCTTTTATGCCCCCAAATAAAAAACATATCCATAGGGGAATTGCCCTGCCAAGTCTTACTAGTGATACACTAAGTCTTGTTGTGGCAATTGATACTTCTGGAAGTATCAAAGAGGAATTACTAGGTCTTTTTACAGAAGAGTTTAAATCTATTATGCAAAACTTTCCTGCTATTTCTATTGAACTTATAATTGCAGATGCAAAGGTTCAAGGTCATTATAGTTTTAGAGGTGGTGATAAATTAGATTTTCCATTAAAAGGTGGTGGAGGGACTGATTATAGACCAGTATTTGAGTTTATTGATGCAAATCTTCCAATGAGTTCAATGGTTTTGTATTTTACAGATGGTGAAGGAATTTTTCCAAAAATCCCACCATCTTATGAAGTTTTATGGGTATTAAGTGCAAATAAAAACAAAATACCCTTTGGTAGAAAACTACTTTTAATTTAG
- a CDS encoding O-acetylhomoserine aminocarboxypropyltransferase/cysteine synthase family protein, with translation MRKETIAVHGGYNNKEGWGTMNVPVAQTTAYAFRDAEHAANLFALKELGSIYSRLTNPTTDVLEQRFAQLEGGAAAICVASGQSAIFYAVANVAEAGDNVLISDKLYGGAVTLLTYTLKRFGISTKVFKSADASDLEEQIDENTKAIFFESLSNPQIAIADVEKIVEIAKRNGVLTICDNTVASAALFNPIKWGVDVVVHSTSKYTNGQGSAIGGIIVERDGLAEFFKENSKRYYHFVEPDVSYHGLVYVDVPLPNFCLRIRLNLLRDIGACQSPHNSWLLLQTIETLGIRMEKHSNSALTVAKFLEANPKVKSVNYPGLESSPYYEKAQKYFKDGKASGLISFEVADFETAKKVIDSAKLFSVVVNIGDSKSLIVHPASTTHSQMTESELKDAGINPTTIRLSIGLEDPQDLIEDLEQALS, from the coding sequence ATGAGAAAAGAAACTATTGCAGTTCATGGTGGATATAACAATAAAGAGGGATGGGGAACAATGAATGTACCTGTTGCTCAAACAACTGCATATGCATTTAGAGATGCTGAACATGCAGCAAATTTATTTGCATTAAAAGAGTTAGGTTCAATCTATTCTAGATTAACAAACCCTACTACTGATGTATTAGAACAAAGATTTGCACAATTAGAAGGTGGTGCAGCGGCTATTTGTGTAGCTTCTGGACAATCTGCTATTTTTTATGCTGTTGCAAATGTAGCAGAAGCTGGAGATAATGTATTAATCTCTGATAAGCTTTATGGTGGAGCAGTTACACTTTTAACTTATACTTTAAAAAGATTTGGAATCTCAACAAAAGTATTTAAAAGTGCAGATGCCTCTGATTTAGAAGAACAAATTGATGAAAATACAAAAGCTATTTTCTTTGAATCTTTATCAAACCCTCAAATTGCTATTGCAGATGTAGAGAAAATTGTAGAGATTGCAAAAAGAAATGGTGTTTTAACTATTTGTGATAATACAGTAGCAAGTGCTGCGTTGTTTAACCCAATTAAATGGGGTGTAGATGTAGTTGTTCACTCAACTTCAAAATATACAAATGGTCAAGGTTCAGCAATTGGTGGAATTATTGTTGAAAGAGATGGTTTAGCAGAGTTTTTTAAAGAGAATTCAAAAAGATATTATCACTTTGTAGAGCCAGATGTTTCATACCATGGTTTAGTTTATGTAGATGTTCCTCTACCAAACTTTTGTCTAAGAATTAGACTAAACTTATTAAGAGATATTGGAGCTTGTCAATCTCCTCATAACTCTTGGTTATTGTTACAAACAATTGAGACTTTAGGTATTAGAATGGAAAAACATTCTAATAGTGCATTAACAGTTGCTAAATTTTTAGAAGCTAATCCAAAAGTAAAATCGGTAAATTACCCAGGATTAGAATCAAGTCCATATTATGAAAAAGCACAAAAATATTTTAAAGATGGTAAGGCATCAGGTCTTATCTCATTTGAAGTAGCAGATTTTGAAACTGCTAAAAAAGTAATTGATTCAGCGAAGTTATTTAGTGTAGTTGTAAATATTGGTGATTCTAAATCACTTATTGTACACCCAGCTTCAACAACTCACTCTCAAATGACTGAAAGTGAGTTAAAAGATGCTGGTATTAATCCGACTACAATTAGGTTATCTATTGGATTAGAAGATCCACAAGATTTAATTGAAGATTTAGAGCAAGCATTAAGCTAA
- the nhaD gene encoding sodium:proton antiporter NhaD, translating to MELLNLTMSWIGFSVLFIFIIGYYFIANEEKYEIDKSVPALFIGIVSFILIAIYYYMNGLNIHHVHDEAEAVILEIAEIVFFLFVAMTYIESLIHMGVFDSLKYNLISKGFTYRKLFWVTGFLAFFISPIADNLTTALILSTVLITIEKTKKEFLVPGAINIVVAANAGGAWSPFGDITTLMAWTAGKAHFVDFLFLFPSSIIGYLVTAFLLSRVVPDTKPHFDPDKEEKPKMKEGATNIIFLGIITIICAVISHQVLDFPAMWGMMFGLVLLKLHSYKLTKRFGKEHFNVFESMAKIENNTLLFFFGILAAVGALYFIGWLSLASIVYQEDYLGPTMANIGVGFLSALVDNVPVMSAILKANPNMDLSNWMLVTLTAGIGGSLISFGSAAGVGVMGKLKGIYTFGSHLKYAWTILLGYFVSIAIWYLQFVVLGLN from the coding sequence ATGGAATTATTAAATTTAACTATGAGTTGGATTGGATTTTCAGTACTTTTCATTTTTATTATTGGATACTATTTTATTGCAAATGAAGAAAAGTATGAAATTGATAAATCTGTTCCAGCTTTGTTTATAGGTATTGTCTCATTTATATTAATCGCAATTTATTATTACATGAATGGATTAAATATCCATCATGTCCATGATGAGGCAGAAGCTGTTATCTTAGAGATAGCAGAAATCGTATTTTTTCTTTTTGTTGCAATGACATATATTGAATCCTTGATTCATATGGGTGTTTTTGATAGTTTGAAATATAATTTAATCTCAAAGGGGTTTACATATAGAAAACTTTTTTGGGTTACAGGATTTTTAGCATTTTTCATTTCTCCTATTGCTGATAACCTTACAACCGCTCTTATACTTTCTACTGTTTTAATCACTATTGAAAAAACTAAAAAAGAGTTTTTAGTTCCAGGGGCTATTAATATTGTTGTTGCTGCAAATGCTGGTGGGGCTTGGTCCCCTTTTGGTGATATTACTACTTTAATGGCATGGACAGCAGGAAAAGCACACTTTGTAGATTTTTTATTTTTATTTCCCTCTTCTATTATAGGTTATTTAGTTACGGCATTTTTACTTTCAAGGGTCGTACCTGATACAAAACCTCATTTTGACCCTGATAAAGAGGAAAAACCAAAAATGAAAGAGGGTGCTACAAATATTATCTTCTTAGGAATAATAACTATTATTTGTGCTGTAATCTCCCATCAAGTTTTAGATTTCCCTGCTATGTGGGGTATGATGTTTGGTTTAGTACTTTTAAAACTACACTCATATAAATTAACAAAAAGATTTGGGAAAGAGCATTTTAATGTTTTTGAATCAATGGCAAAAATTGAAAACAATACCCTTTTATTTTTCTTTGGTATCTTAGCAGCAGTTGGAGCTTTATATTTTATAGGATGGTTAAGTTTAGCTTCAATTGTTTATCAAGAAGATTATTTAGGGCCAACAATGGCAAATATTGGTGTTGGTTTTTTATCTGCTTTAGTTGATAATGTTCCTGTTATGTCTGCAATTTTAAAAGCAAATCCCAATATGGATCTTTCAAATTGGATGTTAGTTACTCTTACTGCTGGTATTGGAGGTTCTTTAATCTCTTTTGGTAGTGCGGCAGGTGTTGGAGTTATGGGAAAATTAAAAGGTATATACACCTTTGGATCACATTTAAAATATGCATGGACAATTTTGTTAGGATATTTTGTATCTATTGCAATTTGGTATTTACAGTTTGTGGTTTTAGGCTTGAATTAA
- a CDS encoding RrF2 family transcriptional regulator: MPLISTKGVYGLTAMYQLSKHKEDTPVQIKEISSSANIPQNYLEQLLSKLRRAELVRSIRGARGGYILAKEPKDILVKDILIALEGDLKVIDSSTENPILNIFFDEAKENTKKIFNISLAQLDDYQDKYNEFLHYSI; this comes from the coding sequence ATGCCACTGATTTCAACAAAAGGGGTATATGGTTTAACAGCTATGTACCAACTTAGTAAGCACAAAGAAGATACTCCAGTTCAAATCAAAGAGATATCTTCAAGTGCTAATATTCCTCAAAACTACTTAGAACAACTGCTTAGTAAACTAAGACGAGCAGAACTTGTAAGAAGTATTAGAGGTGCAAGAGGTGGTTATATTTTGGCAAAAGAACCAAAAGATATTTTAGTAAAAGATATTTTAATTGCTTTAGAGGGTGATTTAAAAGTTATTGATAGTAGCACTGAAAACCCTATTTTGAACATATTTTTTGACGAAGCAAAAGAAAATACTAAGAAGATTTTTAATATCTCTTTGGCTCAACTTGATGATTATCAAGATAAATATAACGAATTTTTACATTACAGTATCTAG
- a CDS encoding MarR family winged helix-turn-helix transcriptional regulator — MEITLQKSIGFKINKVANNLNSLFNQILLPFDIAIEQRVTLEIISQEKEATLTKISNTLSKDKTTISRTLRTLEKKELIKKVLSNDDKRVSFIILTKKGEETLKASQNITHKFRESLVSKLDEKEMDTLFKLLNKVDEGVRDYE, encoded by the coding sequence ATGGAAATTACTTTACAAAAATCTATTGGATTTAAAATAAATAAAGTCGCAAACAATTTAAATAGCTTATTTAATCAAATTCTATTACCCTTTGATATAGCAATTGAACAAAGGGTTACATTAGAGATTATATCTCAAGAAAAAGAGGCTACATTAACAAAAATCTCAAACACTTTATCAAAAGATAAAACTACTATTAGTAGAACATTAAGAACATTAGAAAAAAAAGAACTTATAAAAAAAGTATTAAGTAATGATGATAAAAGAGTAAGTTTTATTATATTGACAAAAAAAGGTGAAGAGACATTAAAAGCTTCTCAAAATATTACACATAAGTTTAGGGAATCTCTTGTTTCAAAGCTAGATGAAAAAGAGATGGATACACTTTTCAAACTTTTAAATAAAGTTGATGAGGGTGTAAGGGATTACGAATAA
- a CDS encoding AAA family ATPase has protein sequence MTPKSAKHAISHLVSRKIPIFLWGPPGIGKSSIVAQIAKDKGIDCIDLRLSLLDPTDLRGIPFFNSNNDSAVWAPPSFLPDGTIKEGILFLDELNTAAPMVQASAYQLILDRKIGEYHLPDGWSIVAAGNRESDRGVVFRMASPLANRFVHLEMEPYVEDWQIWAKQNNIDTSILAFISYRPDALFTFNTQNDEKAFATPRTWEYVNEILLSKPIDELLLTMIAGAIGEELAASFLAFKAVEKSLPNMDEILNGTCEDVPTETSALHILCTSLSMRIDEESSTDELNNLISYTLKLPGEFAVMIVQDLRQRNIEVDYLKNWPLWLKNFNKLLH, from the coding sequence ATGACCCCCAAAAGTGCAAAGCACGCCATTTCACATCTTGTAAGTAGAAAAATTCCTATTTTTTTGTGGGGTCCTCCTGGTATTGGAAAATCATCCATCGTAGCCCAAATTGCAAAGGACAAAGGTATTGACTGTATAGATTTAAGACTTTCCCTACTTGATCCTACAGACCTAAGAGGTATTCCATTTTTCAATTCAAACAATGACTCTGCAGTTTGGGCTCCCCCTTCATTTTTACCCGATGGTACAATAAAAGAGGGAATTTTATTTTTAGACGAATTAAACACAGCTGCACCAATGGTTCAAGCATCAGCCTATCAGCTAATACTTGATAGAAAAATTGGGGAATATCATCTCCCTGATGGTTGGTCAATAGTTGCAGCAGGTAATAGAGAAAGTGATAGAGGTGTAGTATTTAGAATGGCTTCGCCTCTTGCAAACAGATTTGTACACCTTGAAATGGAACCATATGTAGAAGATTGGCAAATATGGGCAAAACAAAACAATATTGATACTTCAATATTAGCATTTATATCTTATAGACCCGATGCACTTTTTACATTTAATACTCAAAACGATGAAAAAGCCTTTGCAACACCAAGAACTTGGGAGTATGTAAATGAAATCTTATTATCAAAGCCTATAGATGAATTACTCTTAACAATGATAGCAGGTGCTATAGGAGAAGAGTTAGCTGCTTCATTTTTAGCATTTAAAGCTGTTGAAAAATCTTTGCCAAATATGGATGAGATTTTAAATGGAACCTGTGAAGATGTTCCCACTGAAACCTCTGCATTACATATTTTATGTACCTCATTATCTATGAGAATAGATGAGGAATCTTCAACAGATGAACTAAACAATCTTATATCTTATACTCTAAAACTTCCAGGTGAATTTGCTGTTATGATAGTCCAAGATTTAAGGCAAAGAAATATTGAAGTTGACTATCTAAAAAACTGGCCATTGTGGTTAAAAAACTTTAATAAACTATTACATTAA